A genomic stretch from Setaria viridis chromosome 1, Setaria_viridis_v4.0, whole genome shotgun sequence includes:
- the LOC117858473 gene encoding probable carboxylesterase 2 — MASLNPAFPVPAPADPADEVVREFGPLLRIYKSGRVERPLVPPPVGPGLDAATGVDSRDVDLGSCSVRLYLPPQAAAAAADGKTKLPVVVYVHGGGFVAESAASPQYHRFLNALAAACPALGVSVEYRLAPEHPLPAGYDDCLAALRWALSGAADPWVAAHGDLERVFLAGDSAGANICHHLAMHPDIQGRTPPLKGAVLIHPWFWGSEAVGEEPRDPAFRAMGGGLWFFSCPETSGMDDPRMNPMAPGAPGLQHLACERVLVCAAEGDFLRWRGRAYAEAVAAARGGGLGEDAAGVELLETVGEGHVFHLFKPDCDKAKEMLDKVVAFINAP; from the coding sequence ATGGCGTCGTTGAACCCGGCGTTCCCCGTccccgccccggccgacccGGCCGACGAGGTCGTCCGCGAGTTCGGCCCGCTGCTCCGGATTTACAAGAGCGGCCGCGTCGAGCGCccgctcgtgccgccgccggtcgggcCCGGCCTGGACGCCGCCACGGGCGTCGACTCCAGGGACGTCGACCTCGGCTCCTGCTCCGTCCGCCTCTACCTGCCACCccaggccgcggccgcggccgccgacggcaAGACGAAGCTGCCCGTGGTGGTGTAcgtccacggcggcggcttcgtgGCGGAGTCCGCGGCGTCGCCGCAATACCACCGCTTCCTcaacgcgctcgccgccgcgtgccCGGCGCTCGGCGTCTCCGTCGAGTACCGCCTCGCGCCCGAGCACCCGCTCCCGGCGGGCTACGACGActgcctcgccgcgctccgctgggcgctctccggcgccgccgacccctGGGTCGCCGCGCACGGGGACCTGGAACGCGTCTTCCTCGCCGGGGACAGCGCCGGCGCCAACATCTGCCACCACCTCGCCATGCACCCAGACATCCagggccggacgccgccgctcaAGGGCGCCGTGCTGATCCACCCCTGGTTCTGGGGCTCGGAGGCCGTGGGTGAGGAGCCGCGGGACCCCGCGTTCCGCGCCATGGGTGGCGGGCTGTGGTTCTTCTCCTGCCCGGAGACCAGCGGCATGGACGACCCGCGGATGAACCCGATGGCGCCCGGCGCGCCGGGGCTCCAGCACCTGGCGTGCGAGCGCGTGCTGGTGTGCGCCGCGGAGGGGGACTTCCTCAGGTGGCGCGGCCGCGCGTacgcggaggcggtggccgcggcgaggggcggcgggctGGGGGAGGACGCGGCCGGCGTCGAGCTGCTGGAGACCGTGGGCGAGGGCCACGTCTTCCACCTCTTCAAGCCCGACTGCGACAAGGCCAAGGAGATGCTCGACAAGGTGGTCGCCTTCATCAACGCGCCTTGA
- the LOC117858456 gene encoding polyadenylate-binding protein RBP47 isoform X2 → MQMAAAAAPTDAPAAAAAAAPHHHPHAHAAAAPPHPHAHAPHPHHHMPQPRWVVIPYPPPHHPMVAAPPPPPPQFVKHFAPPASVTPPPPPSAGSGGNGGEDNRTIWVGDLQYWMDENYLHSCFGPSGEVVTIKVIRNRHSGVSEGYGFVEFYSHASAEKALQNFSGHVMPNTDRAFKLNWASYSMGEKRSELASDHSIFVGDLAVDVTDDMLLDLFSSKYRSVKGAKVIIDANTGRSRGYGFVRFGDDNDKTHAMTEMNGVYCSTRPIRVGPATPRRSQGDSGSSPPRQSDADSTNRTVYVGGLDPNVSEEELRKAFAKYGDLASVKIPVGKQCGFVQFVNRADAEEALQGLNGSTIGKQAVRLSWGRSPASKQEFLMVSSWKDLFFHIYCTPFISGMVSKAPTKCDCGRQGVPNA, encoded by the exons atgcagatggcagcggcagcggcccccaccgacgccccggccgcggccgcggctgctgcgccgcaccaccacccccacgcgcacgccgcggcggccccgcCGCACCCGCACGCGCACGCGCCGCACCCGCACCACCACATGCCGCAGCCGCGGTGGGTGGTCATCCCGTACCCACCGCCGCACCACCCTAtggtggccgcgccgccgcccccgccgccgcagttTGTCAAGCACttcgcgccgccggcctcggtcaccccgccaccgccgccgtcggctgGATCCGGCGGGAATGGCGGCGAGGACAACCGGACGATCTGGGTCGGCGACCTCCAGTACTGGATGGACGAGAACTACCTCCACAGCTGCTTCGGCCCCAGCGGCGAG GTGGTGACAATTAAAGTTATTCGCAATAGACACTCTGGGGTCTCTGAGGGTTATGGTTTTGTAGAGTTCTATTCTCACGCATCAGCAGAGAAGGCCTTACAGAACTTCTCTGGTCATGTAATGCCTAATACTGATCGGGCGTTTAAGTTAAATTGGGCATCATATAGTATGGGAGAAAAACGCTCTGAACTTGCATCTGATCACTCGATATTTGTTGGTGATTTGGCTGTTGATGTTACTGATGACATGTTGCTGGACCTATTTTCTAGCAAATACCGATCAGTGAAAGGAGCTAAAGTTATTATTGATGCAAACACAGGCCGTTCTAGAGGCTACGGCTTTGTTAGGTTCGGAGATGATAATGACAAAACTCATGCAATGACTGAAATGAATGGTGTATACTGTTCCACAAGACCAATTCGAGTAGGACCAGCTACTCCTAGAAGATCTCAAG GTGATTCAGGCTCTTCTCCACCAAGGCAATCAGATGCTGACTCAACTAACAGGACG GTATATGTTGGTGGGCTTGACCCCAACGTTAGTGAAGAGGAACTGAGGAAAGCATTTGCAAAATATGGTGATCTTGCCTCTGTCAAAATTCCTGTTGGGAAGCAATGTGGGTTTGTTCAGTTTGTAAACAG AGCTGATGCTGAAGAAGCACTACAAGGACTGAATGGATCAACCATTGGGAAGCAGGCAGTTAGACTTTCCTGGGGCCGCAGCCCAGCCAGCAAACAG GAATTCTTGATGGTATCTAGCTGGAAGGACCTGTTCTTCCATATTTACTGCACACCATTTATCAGTGGCATGGTTTCTAAGGCACCAACTAAGTGTGATTGTGGGAGGCAAGGTGTCCCGAACGCCTAG
- the LOC117858456 gene encoding polyadenylate-binding protein RBP47 isoform X1, translated as MQMAAAAAPTDAPAAAAAAAPHHHPHAHAAAAPPHPHAHAPHPHHHMPQPRWVVIPYPPPHHPMVAAPPPPPPQFVKHFAPPASVTPPPPPSAGSGGNGGEDNRTIWVGDLQYWMDENYLHSCFGPSGEVVTIKVIRNRHSGVSEGYGFVEFYSHASAEKALQNFSGHVMPNTDRAFKLNWASYSMGEKRSELASDHSIFVGDLAVDVTDDMLLDLFSSKYRSVKGAKVIIDANTGRSRGYGFVRFGDDNDKTHAMTEMNGVYCSTRPIRVGPATPRRSQGDSGSSPPRQSDADSTNRTVYVGGLDPNVSEEELRKAFAKYGDLASVKIPVGKQCGFVQFVNRADAEEALQGLNGSTIGKQAVRLSWGRSPASKQSRGDSGHRRNGNGMYYGTPFYGGYGYASPVPHPNMYAAAYGAYPYYGNQQLVS; from the exons atgcagatggcagcggcagcggcccccaccgacgccccggccgcggccgcggctgctgcgccgcaccaccacccccacgcgcacgccgcggcggccccgcCGCACCCGCACGCGCACGCGCCGCACCCGCACCACCACATGCCGCAGCCGCGGTGGGTGGTCATCCCGTACCCACCGCCGCACCACCCTAtggtggccgcgccgccgcccccgccgccgcagttTGTCAAGCACttcgcgccgccggcctcggtcaccccgccaccgccgccgtcggctgGATCCGGCGGGAATGGCGGCGAGGACAACCGGACGATCTGGGTCGGCGACCTCCAGTACTGGATGGACGAGAACTACCTCCACAGCTGCTTCGGCCCCAGCGGCGAG GTGGTGACAATTAAAGTTATTCGCAATAGACACTCTGGGGTCTCTGAGGGTTATGGTTTTGTAGAGTTCTATTCTCACGCATCAGCAGAGAAGGCCTTACAGAACTTCTCTGGTCATGTAATGCCTAATACTGATCGGGCGTTTAAGTTAAATTGGGCATCATATAGTATGGGAGAAAAACGCTCTGAACTTGCATCTGATCACTCGATATTTGTTGGTGATTTGGCTGTTGATGTTACTGATGACATGTTGCTGGACCTATTTTCTAGCAAATACCGATCAGTGAAAGGAGCTAAAGTTATTATTGATGCAAACACAGGCCGTTCTAGAGGCTACGGCTTTGTTAGGTTCGGAGATGATAATGACAAAACTCATGCAATGACTGAAATGAATGGTGTATACTGTTCCACAAGACCAATTCGAGTAGGACCAGCTACTCCTAGAAGATCTCAAG GTGATTCAGGCTCTTCTCCACCAAGGCAATCAGATGCTGACTCAACTAACAGGACG GTATATGTTGGTGGGCTTGACCCCAACGTTAGTGAAGAGGAACTGAGGAAAGCATTTGCAAAATATGGTGATCTTGCCTCTGTCAAAATTCCTGTTGGGAAGCAATGTGGGTTTGTTCAGTTTGTAAACAG AGCTGATGCTGAAGAAGCACTACAAGGACTGAATGGATCAACCATTGGGAAGCAGGCAGTTAGACTTTCCTGGGGCCGCAGCCCAGCCAGCAAACAG TCTAGGGGTGATTCTGGCCACCGGCGCAACGGCAACGGCATGTACTATGGGACACCATTCTATGGTGGATATGGCTACGCCTCACCGGTTCCTCACCCGAACATGTATGCGGCGGCCTATGGAGCCTACCCATACTACGGCAACCAGCAGCTAGTGAGCTGA